In Scleropages formosus chromosome 10, fSclFor1.1, whole genome shotgun sequence, a single genomic region encodes these proteins:
- the LOC114911632 gene encoding plexin-B2-like codes for MSTPAGRGPVVEVVAAANLKIAAEPTREETTIVRVEATTASPAEEAVRPENSPAAPVDLQRRRSSLHCAARCAGSANVADGGLKEYKTEHLWWTDRRIITVHVFNPFVPAEAIRAFLQRHINLLPGHRDIRDVFGIWNESRQFKARLRPDPVAPDELHHPPCLQALSLVENKTEVMETAMEMAAGAGEALSEASDVRGASPAPTLAEIQQRKKEEEKEKEVHRRDQRDVNLVFQEWRKEMAWWTLAVLLLSLSIVCCAESIQEFTSSTLINNVVQDPLTGRIYVGAINAIYQLDSLLKQEKKVETGPKRDSRHCTPSIQSCHDAKMTDNTNKLLLVHPSNGSLIVCGSLFKGICSLRKLSSIDHLIYYNDSKGEKAYVVSSEETVSVVGVMSTFTKENDTFDVFVVGKGYGSQGNVKLISTPILQDFGNWDVFEDIVEAPAIPVTPFVKKYRHNFRYSFKESGFIYFLFTRTRGGLHNKNFTFISRLCEDDHHYYSYMELQLSCGPNNMYNKAQAAFVSSPGKELARNLSASGQYGQVRSQDKVLFVVSSTDEDKPRSGLCMYPLRYINQRIMEIISACYTKNGKIGNKVAVDSPYTTSAHLLCSVSVRQDTLTKYKCSADFLPSPLASTPGFALAAQAVHTTRDLLTAVAVAVEAERTVAFLGTSNGKVYHVHLSSTPEVYRTVPGPSSGEAVNKHLLFDRNHRYLYVTTGKRISMVPVEECDMMKDCKSCMDLKDPYCGWCALEGR; via the exons ATGTCAACGCCGGCTGGAAGAGGACcggtggtggaggtggtggcagCGGCGAACCTGAAGATCGCGGCGGAGCCGACAAGGGAGGAGACGACAATTGTAAGGGTGGAAGCGACGACGGCCTCGCCTGCAGAAGAGGCGGTCAGGCCCGAGAACAGCCCTGCTGCCCCGGTGGATctccagaggaggaggagcagtctGCATT gtgcAGCTCGTTGTGCCGGTAGCGCTAACGTGGCAGACGGGGGGTTGAAAGAATACAAGACTGAGCACCTTTGGTGGACAGATAGAAGGATAATCACTGTCCATGTCTTCAACCCTTTCGTCCCCGCCGAGGCCATCCGTGCTTTTCTTCAGCGCCACATCAACCTCCTACCGGGCCACAGGGATATCAGAGATGTGTTTGGCATATGGAATGAGAGCAGGCAGTTCAAGGCGCGCCTGCGTCCCGACCCTGTGGCCCCTGACGAGCTCCATCATCCTCCg TGTCTTCAGGCATTATCACTGGTGGAGAACAAAACTGAAGTGATGGAGACGGCGATGGAAATGGCGGCGGGGGCTGGAGAAGCCCTTAGCGAAGCCAGCGATGTCCGGGGTGCAAGCCCTGCCCCTACCTTGGCGGAGATTCAACagcggaaaaaagaagaagaaaaagaaaaa gaagtccatCGCCGGGACCAGAGGGACGTGAATCTCGTCTTTCAAGAATGGAGGAAGG AAATGGCGTGGTGGACTCTGGcagttctgctgctgtctctctccaTAGTCTGCTGTGCGGAATCCATCCAGGAGTTCACGTCCAGCACCCTCATCAATAACGTGGTGCAGGACCCCCTCACAGGCCGCATCTATGTGGGAGCCATCAATGCCATCTACCAATTGGACTCCTTGCTCAAGCAGGAGAAGAAAGTAGAGACTGGTCCCAAGAGGGACAGCCGCCACTGCACACCCTCTATCCAGTCCTGCCACGATGCCAAGATGACAGACAACACCAACAAGCTGTTGCTAGTGCACCCGTCTAACGGCTCGCTCATCGTGTGTGGAAGCCTCTTCAAGGGCATCTGCTCCCTGCGGAAACTCAGCAGCATTGACCACCTGATCTACTATAACGACAGCAAGGGTGAAAAGGCTTATGTGGTCAGCAGTGAGGAGACGGTGTCTGTAGTAGGAGTGATGTCAACCTTCACCAAAGAGAATGATACATTTGATGTGTTTGTCGTGGGGAAAGGCTACGGAAGCCAGGGCAACGTGAAGCTTATCAGCACCCCCATCCTGCAGGACTTTGGCAATTGGGATGTGTTTGAGGACATTGTTGAGGCTCCTGCTATTCCGGTCACCCCATTTGTCAAGAAGTACAGGCACAATTTTCGCTACTCATTCAAGGAAAGTGGCTTCATCTACTTCCTCTTCACCCGCACAAGAGGGGGGCTACATAACAAAAACTTTACCTTCATCTCCCGCCTTTGTGAGGATGATCACCATTACTATTCCTACATGGaactgcagctcagctgtggcCCCAACAACATGTACAACAAGGCACAGGCCGCCTTTGTCTCCTCCCCTGGGAAGGAACTGGCCCGAAACCTGAGCGCATCCGGTCAGTACGGCCAAGTGCGGTCGCAGGACAAGGTTCTGTTCGTAGTGTCCAGCACCGATGAAGACAAGCCCCGTTCGGGGCTCTGCATGTACCCCCTGAGATATATCAACCAACGAATTATGGAAATCATCAGTGCCTGCTAtacaaaaaatgggaaaattggaAACAAAGTAGCTGTCGATTCTCCGTACACAACCTCAGCACATCTATTATGTTCAGTATCAGTCCGT CAAGACACGCTGACAAAGTACAAATGTAGTGCCGATTTCCTGCCTTCACCGCTGGCCAGCACACCAGGCTTTGCGCTGGCTGCCCAAGCTGTCCACACCACCAGAGACCTGCTCACGGCTGTCGCCGTTGCTGTGGAGGCTGAGCGCACGGTGGCCTTTCTGGGAACCAGCAATGGGAAGGTGTACCAT GTACACCTGTCCAGCACACCAGAGGTGTACCGAACTGTCCCTGGACCCAGCTCTGGTGAGGCAGTGAACAAACACCTGCTATTCGACAGAAACCACAGGTATCTGTACGTCACCACAGGAAAAAGG ATCTCAATGGTACCGGTGGAGGAATGTGATATGATGAAGGACTGCAAGTCTTGCATGGACCTCAAGGATCCCTACTGTGGCTGGTGTGCCTTGGAGGGCAGGTAA